A genomic region of Corallococcus macrosporus contains the following coding sequences:
- a CDS encoding SMI1/KNR4 family protein → MTVPSPRSLLLVTTLLLSLSAVGRVQAQPAPESTRTTVAQGKQVPAVLQEWRKYKAWLRRNVPAYHAQLNGPATLAQIQALEAELGVKLPEDFKQLYLENNGEQDPFADEGSMLGHSFLSLQQISFFWKQDVLPGIEGLADADWQTRSFTPGTVQDHFLVRQWIPLFTDTQGDFLGYDFAPGPKGQKGQIINFGTREYVHHVIARDLTDFLRRINAQLAKTDVKKAVFTDEKGTRLISGFSGEGHLTDDLVALQTRGVTRDVIDGPTQFIIRPTKQPGAPAVDQQLPQGQPPPQSEIHVRYPKQ, encoded by the coding sequence ATGACGGTCCCGAGCCCACGCTCCCTGCTTCTTGTAACCACGCTGCTGCTCTCGCTGAGCGCCGTGGGCCGCGTCCAGGCCCAGCCCGCGCCGGAGTCCACCCGGACGACCGTCGCGCAAGGCAAGCAGGTCCCCGCTGTCCTCCAGGAGTGGCGGAAGTACAAGGCCTGGCTGCGGCGCAACGTTCCGGCGTACCACGCGCAGCTCAACGGCCCCGCCACCCTCGCGCAGATCCAGGCACTGGAGGCCGAGCTGGGCGTCAAGCTGCCCGAGGACTTCAAGCAGCTCTACCTGGAGAACAATGGTGAGCAGGACCCCTTCGCCGACGAGGGAAGCATGCTGGGACACTCCTTCCTCTCCCTCCAGCAGATCTCCTTCTTCTGGAAGCAGGACGTGCTCCCCGGGATCGAGGGGCTCGCGGACGCGGACTGGCAGACCCGTTCCTTCACACCGGGAACGGTCCAGGACCACTTCCTCGTCCGCCAGTGGATTCCCCTCTTCACCGACACCCAGGGGGACTTCCTCGGCTACGACTTCGCGCCCGGGCCGAAGGGACAGAAGGGGCAGATCATCAACTTCGGCACCCGCGAATACGTGCACCATGTCATCGCCAGGGACCTGACGGACTTCCTCCGGCGCATCAACGCGCAGCTGGCGAAGACGGACGTCAAGAAGGCCGTCTTCACGGACGAGAAGGGCACCCGGCTCATCTCCGGCTTCAGCGGTGAAGGACACCTGACGGATGACCTGGTGGCGCTGCAGACCCGGGGAGTTACCCGCGACGTGATCGACGGACCGACCCAGTTCATCATCCGGCCCACGAAGCAACCCGGCGCCCCCGCCGTGGACCAACAACTGCCCCAGGGCCAGCCCCCGCCGCAGTCGGAAATCCACGTCCGCTACCCCAAGCAGTGA
- a CDS encoding SDR family oxidoreductase: MKTILITGCSSGFGLDTARYFLERGWKVIATMRTPREDVLPRSEHLRVLPLDVNDPKSVQALAEAAGPIDVLVNNAGVGLMSVFEGTSMETVRNTFETNVFGVMALTQAFLPQFRQRKAGVIVNVSSGTTFKPLPLLAVYTASKAALNAFTESLALELQPIGVRVSLVIPGRSPETPFGQNAQARMRDQGVTVPEAYADFVRGIFEQRTAHASGPVTRSQDVAEGIWRAVNDPSAPLRLPAGADAVAMANQR, translated from the coding sequence ATGAAGACGATTCTGATCACCGGCTGCTCGTCCGGCTTCGGCCTCGACACCGCCCGCTACTTCCTCGAGCGAGGCTGGAAGGTCATCGCCACGATGCGCACGCCGCGCGAGGACGTCCTGCCCCGCTCCGAGCACCTGCGCGTGCTCCCGCTCGACGTCAACGACCCGAAGAGCGTCCAGGCGCTGGCGGAGGCCGCCGGCCCCATCGATGTGCTGGTCAACAACGCGGGCGTGGGCCTGATGAGCGTCTTCGAAGGCACGTCGATGGAGACGGTCCGCAACACCTTCGAGACGAACGTGTTCGGCGTGATGGCGCTGACGCAGGCGTTCCTGCCCCAGTTCCGGCAGCGCAAGGCGGGCGTCATCGTGAACGTCTCGTCGGGCACGACGTTCAAGCCGCTCCCGCTGCTCGCCGTCTACACCGCGAGCAAGGCGGCGCTCAACGCGTTCACGGAGTCACTCGCGCTGGAGCTCCAGCCCATCGGGGTGCGGGTGAGCCTGGTCATTCCGGGCCGGTCCCCGGAGACGCCCTTCGGGCAGAACGCGCAGGCCCGGATGCGGGACCAGGGCGTCACCGTCCCGGAGGCGTACGCGGACTTCGTGCGGGGCATCTTCGAGCAGAGGACGGCGCATGCCTCGGGGCCGGTCACCCGGTCGCAGGACGTGGCGGAGGGCATCTGGCGCGCGGTGAACGACCCGTCGGCTCCGCTCCGCCTGCCCGCGGGCGCGGACGCGGTGGCCATGGCCAACCAGCGCTGA